A single window of Bacteroidota bacterium DNA harbors:
- a CDS encoding Ldh family oxidoreductase has product MFYSKDRLLQFSKNIFIQCGMPENEAQQAADVLISADLRGIDSHGVARLSGYVRLYETQRANMTPKWGIIHETPSTATIDADNGLGLVVAPQAMHIAIEKAKQVGTGWVAIQNSNHFGIAAYHAMKALPENMIGIAMTNASPLVAPTHSKERMLGTNPICVVFPAKKYNPVVIDMATSAAANGKLEIAQRNNKQIPLGWVQDKDGNDSVDANELKNKGSLLPLGGHKGYGLGALVDILTGVLSGANYGPWVPPFVSFLNPLNDLPGKGIGHFLGAMRIDAFRPADDFLHHIDNWIERFKNAERINSDQKIIIPGEPEFEMETERLQTGIPLNKLVEDDLLKLAEQFNIVL; this is encoded by the coding sequence ATGTTTTATTCAAAAGACAGATTACTTCAATTTTCGAAAAATATTTTTATACAATGTGGAATGCCTGAAAACGAGGCACAGCAAGCTGCAGATGTTTTAATTAGTGCTGACTTACGCGGTATTGATTCGCACGGAGTAGCCAGGTTAAGCGGCTATGTAAGACTATATGAAACGCAAAGGGCTAACATGACACCCAAGTGGGGTATTATTCATGAAACACCGAGTACTGCCACCATTGATGCTGATAATGGTTTAGGGTTGGTAGTGGCCCCACAAGCTATGCATATAGCTATTGAAAAAGCTAAACAGGTGGGTACGGGTTGGGTTGCTATTCAAAATTCCAATCATTTTGGTATAGCAGCTTACCACGCCATGAAAGCACTTCCTGAAAACATGATTGGCATAGCCATGACCAATGCAAGTCCATTGGTTGCTCCTACTCATTCAAAGGAAAGAATGCTGGGAACAAACCCTATTTGTGTTGTTTTTCCTGCAAAAAAATACAACCCGGTGGTTATTGATATGGCAACAAGCGCTGCTGCAAATGGTAAGTTAGAAATTGCGCAAAGAAACAATAAACAGATACCTTTAGGTTGGGTACAAGATAAAGATGGGAACGATAGTGTTGATGCAAACGAGTTAAAAAACAAAGGTTCATTGCTTCCTTTAGGAGGTCATAAGGGTTATGGTCTTGGTGCCCTTGTAGATATTTTAACAGGTGTTCTTTCCGGTGCCAATTATGGGCCTTGGGTTCCTCCTTTTGTATCTTTTCTAAATCCATTAAACGATTTACCCGGTAAAGGCATCGGGCATTTTTTAGGCGCTATGCGCATAGATGCTTTCAGGCCTGCTGATGATTTTCTACATCATATTGATAACTGGATTGAACGTTTTAAAAATGCAGAAAGAATTAATTCCGATCAAAAAATTATTATTCCCGGTGAGCCAGAGTTTGAAATGGAAACTGAACGACTTCAAACAGGTATACCACTAAATAAGTTGGTGGAGGACGATTTATTGAAACTAGCCGAACAATTTAACATAGTACTATAA
- a CDS encoding Maf family nucleotide pyrophosphatase encodes MNKKIILASKSPRRQELIKGLELNYEVFTYEVDETFPAELKAGNIVTYLAEKKSAAYPKPLGNDEILITADTIVWVNDHVLNKPESKQEAFAMLNEICGTTHHVYTGVCMKSNTESITFFDTSLVTINNLSDAEKCHYINNYKPFDKAGSYGIQDWFGYTAVEKIEGCFYNVMGLPVRKIYSELKKQNWFSLP; translated from the coding sequence ATGAATAAAAAAATAATACTAGCTTCAAAATCGCCAAGAAGACAAGAGTTAATAAAGGGGCTTGAATTAAATTATGAAGTTTTCACTTATGAAGTGGATGAAACTTTTCCTGCTGAATTAAAAGCCGGAAATATTGTTACTTATCTGGCTGAAAAAAAATCTGCAGCTTACCCTAAACCACTCGGTAACGATGAAATACTTATTACTGCTGATACAATAGTATGGGTAAATGACCATGTATTAAACAAACCTGAGTCTAAGCAAGAGGCCTTTGCCATGCTCAATGAAATTTGTGGTACTACACACCATGTTTATACCGGAGTTTGCATGAAAAGCAATACAGAAAGCATTACCTTTTTTGATACCAGTTTGGTTACTATTAATAACCTAAGTGATGCTGAAAAATGCCATTATATTAACAACTACAAACCTTTTGATAAAGCGGGCAGTTATGGCATTCAGGATTGGTTTGGATATACCGCTGTTGAAAAAATTGAAGGCTGCTTTTATAATGTAATGGGATTACCTGTTAGAAAAATATACAGCGAGCTTAAAAAACAAAATTGGTTTTCGCTGCCCTAA
- the queG gene encoding tRNA epoxyqueuosine(34) reductase QueG — protein MPNKTKYAQLIKNKAADLGFSFCGISKAEYLASEAPKLEKWLRENKNGKMAYMENHFDKRLDPTILVDGAKSVVSLLYNYYTPKTQLHADAPKISKYAYGQDYHYVVKDKLTELLAYIQEEIGEVGGRCFVDSAPILERAWAAKSGLGWIGKNGNLINKGNGSFFFLAELIIDLDLAYDSPTTSHCGTCTACIDACPTQAIIAPSVVDGSKCISYFTIELKEAIPVEMKNKFDNWAFGCDVCQNVCPWNRFSQAHNEPLFEPPNELLHMQKKDWEEITEQVFNTLFKKSPVKRTKYNGLKRNIDFINKA, from the coding sequence ATGCCAAACAAAACAAAGTATGCCCAATTAATAAAAAATAAAGCTGCCGATTTAGGCTTTAGTTTTTGTGGTATAAGCAAAGCAGAGTATTTGGCCTCAGAAGCACCTAAATTAGAAAAGTGGTTAAGAGAAAATAAAAATGGCAAAATGGCTTATATGGAAAATCATTTTGACAAAAGGTTGGACCCGACTATTTTAGTTGATGGAGCAAAGTCAGTAGTGAGTTTGCTATATAACTATTATACACCCAAAACACAATTACATGCTGATGCACCCAAAATATCTAAGTATGCATACGGACAAGATTACCATTATGTAGTAAAAGACAAGTTAACCGAGTTACTCGCATATATTCAGGAAGAAATAGGCGAAGTAGGAGGTCGTTGTTTTGTGGATTCCGCACCTATTTTAGAAAGGGCATGGGCAGCAAAAAGTGGATTGGGTTGGATTGGTAAAAATGGGAATTTAATTAATAAAGGAAATGGTTCCTTTTTTTTCCTAGCCGAACTGATTATTGATTTAGATTTAGCTTACGATTCACCCACGACTAGCCATTGCGGTACTTGTACCGCTTGTATTGATGCCTGTCCTACACAGGCTATTATTGCTCCTTCAGTAGTTGATGGAAGTAAGTGTATCAGTTATTTTACTATTGAACTCAAGGAAGCTATTCCTGTAGAAATGAAAAATAAATTCGATAATTGGGCTTTTGGATGTGATGTTTGCCAGAATGTATGCCCCTGGAATAGATTTTCACAAGCTCACAATGAGCCTTTATTTGAACCCCCAAATGAGTTATTACACATGCAAAAAAAAGATTGGGAGGAAATAACCGAACAAGTATTCAATACATTATTTAAAAAATCACCGGTAAAAAGAACCAAATACAACGGTTTGAAGAGAAATATTGACTTCATAAATAAAGCATAG
- a CDS encoding valine--tRNA ligase, whose protein sequence is MTKEISKTYSPQAIEDKWYSYWLDNKYFHATPDEREPYCIVIPPPNVTGVLHMGHMLNNTIQDVLTRRARMQGKNACWVPGTDHASIATEAKVVQMLRERGIKKSDLSREDFLKYAWEWKEKYGGIILEQLKKLGASCDWDRTRFTMEPNLSEAVIEVFIDLYNKGLIYRELRMVNWDPQGKTALSDEEVIYKDVQSKLYYIKYYLTEKSKTEIQNSDFVVIATTRPETILADTAICVNPNDERFKHLIGKKVLVPFINREIEIIADEYVAMDFGTGCLKVTPAHDKNDYDLGKKHQLEVIDILNEEGFLNEKAQDERYIGKDRFAVRKQIAVDLEEAGHLLKIDEYKNQVGTSERTGAVIEPRLTLQWWIDMKKFLAKNPQVLDAVMSDEIKFHPANMKNTYKHWIDNIKDWCISRQLWWGQQIPAWYDETGNYIVAKTKEEAIEKFKIQNPKSEIQNIKQDEDVLDTWFSSWLWPISVFDGFKEKNNEDIKYFYPTNDLVTAPEIMFFWVARMIMAGYEWMGQKPFSNVYYTGIVRDKQRRKMSKSLGNSPDPLDLIAQYGADGVRMGMLICSPAGNDILFDESQVEQGRNFANKIWNAFRLVKGFEVKPDSEFAADLLASNTISAQWFETRFNTALLEIEEKCKDYKLSEALMMIYKLIWDDYCAWYLEMIKPVYGEPLNESTYQTTVHFFEQLMKVLHPFMPFITEEIWQELAERKEGESICVAAYPTVETLHAASTKAVSPQLNNTFETITKVRELRNSKGISPKEAFEIVISTTQINLYEPYQFLIKKLANVSSIQFNIEAPNFVSLPVATDQVFVKLNIEIDAEAEREKINKEIEYLTGFMASVDVKLSNEKFVANAKPDLVEKERQKKADAMAKIEILKQGLAGL, encoded by the coding sequence ATGACAAAAGAAATTTCTAAAACATACAGCCCACAAGCTATAGAAGACAAATGGTATAGCTACTGGTTAGACAATAAATATTTTCACGCTACTCCTGACGAAAGAGAACCATACTGTATAGTTATTCCCCCACCCAATGTTACAGGTGTTTTACACATGGGTCATATGCTAAACAATACTATTCAGGATGTTTTAACTCGTAGAGCACGTATGCAAGGCAAAAATGCTTGCTGGGTTCCGGGAACAGACCATGCCAGTATTGCAACAGAAGCTAAAGTTGTTCAAATGTTACGCGAACGTGGTATAAAAAAATCGGATTTAAGCAGAGAAGATTTTTTAAAATATGCCTGGGAATGGAAAGAAAAGTATGGCGGAATTATACTGGAGCAACTTAAAAAATTAGGTGCCAGTTGCGATTGGGATAGAACCCGTTTCACCATGGAACCCAATTTAAGTGAGGCAGTAATTGAAGTATTTATTGACCTGTATAATAAAGGATTAATTTACCGTGAGTTACGTATGGTAAACTGGGATCCACAAGGTAAAACAGCTTTGAGCGATGAGGAGGTTATTTATAAAGATGTACAGTCAAAACTGTATTATATAAAATATTATTTAACTGAAAAATCGAAAACAGAAATTCAAAATTCGGATTTTGTTGTTATTGCTACTACCCGTCCTGAAACTATTTTGGCTGATACAGCTATTTGTGTAAATCCTAATGATGAACGTTTTAAGCATTTAATTGGTAAAAAAGTTTTGGTTCCTTTTATTAACCGTGAAATTGAAATTATAGCCGATGAATATGTAGCCATGGATTTTGGTACCGGTTGCTTAAAAGTTACGCCTGCTCACGATAAAAACGATTACGATTTAGGTAAAAAACACCAACTTGAAGTAATTGATATTTTAAACGAAGAAGGCTTTTTAAATGAAAAAGCGCAAGATGAACGCTACATAGGTAAAGACCGTTTTGCTGTACGTAAGCAAATTGCTGTTGATTTAGAAGAAGCAGGACATCTTTTAAAAATAGATGAGTACAAAAACCAAGTTGGTACCAGTGAAAGAACCGGTGCTGTAATTGAACCCCGCTTAACATTACAGTGGTGGATTGATATGAAGAAATTTTTGGCTAAAAACCCGCAGGTATTGGATGCGGTAATGAGCGATGAAATTAAGTTTCATCCTGCCAACATGAAAAATACCTACAAGCACTGGATTGACAATATTAAAGACTGGTGTATCAGTCGCCAACTTTGGTGGGGGCAACAAATACCTGCGTGGTATGATGAAACAGGAAATTATATTGTTGCAAAAACGAAGGAAGAAGCGATTGAGAAATTCAAAATCCAAAATCCAAAATCCGAAATCCAAAATATTAAGCAGGATGAAGATGTGTTAGATACTTGGTTCAGCTCTTGGTTATGGCCAATTAGTGTTTTTGATGGCTTTAAAGAAAAAAATAACGAAGACATCAAATATTTTTATCCGACCAATGATTTAGTAACTGCTCCTGAAATTATGTTTTTTTGGGTAGCCCGTATGATTATGGCCGGATACGAATGGATGGGGCAAAAACCATTTAGCAATGTTTATTATACCGGAATTGTACGCGATAAACAACGTAGAAAAATGAGCAAATCATTGGGTAATTCTCCTGATCCATTGGATTTAATTGCACAGTATGGGGCTGATGGTGTACGAATGGGTATGCTTATTTGCAGTCCTGCCGGTAACGATATTTTATTTGACGAAAGCCAAGTAGAACAAGGCCGAAACTTTGCCAATAAAATTTGGAATGCTTTCCGTTTGGTAAAAGGTTTTGAAGTAAAACCTGATAGTGAATTTGCTGCTGATTTATTGGCAAGCAATACCATTTCAGCACAATGGTTTGAAACCAGATTCAACACAGCCTTACTGGAAATTGAAGAAAAATGTAAAGACTACAAATTAAGCGAAGCCTTAATGATGATTTACAAACTGATTTGGGACGATTACTGTGCTTGGTACTTGGAAATGATTAAACCAGTTTACGGTGAACCATTGAACGAAAGTACTTACCAAACAACAGTTCATTTCTTTGAGCAATTAATGAAAGTATTGCATCCGTTTATGCCTTTTATTACCGAAGAAATTTGGCAAGAATTAGCAGAAAGAAAAGAAGGTGAAAGCATTTGTGTTGCCGCATATCCAACTGTAGAGACGTTGCATGCAGCATCTACTAAAGCAGTGTCCCCACAATTAAACAATACATTTGAAACCATTACGAAAGTACGTGAATTGCGCAACAGTAAAGGTATTAGCCCTAAAGAAGCTTTTGAAATAGTTATAAGCACAACTCAAATTAATTTGTACGAACCATATCAGTTTTTAATAAAAAAACTAGCTAATGTTTCAAGTATTCAATTCAATATAGAAGCGCCTAATTTTGTTTCATTACCTGTTGCTACAGACCAAGTATTTGTAAAACTAAATATTGAAATTGATGCGGAAGCTGAACGTGAAAAAATTAACAAGGAAATAGAATACCTAACCGGCTTTATGGCTAGTGTTGATGTTAAATTAAGTAACGAAAAATTTGTAGCCAATGCCAAACCTGATTTGGTTGAGAAAGAGCGTCAGAAGAAAGCAGATGCTATGGCTAAAATAGAAATATTGAAGCAAGGTTTAGCTGGTTTATAA
- the trmD gene encoding tRNA (guanosine(37)-N1)-methyltransferase TrmD, producing MRIDIITLHPPLIENVFNHSILKRAQEKGIVEIVLHNLRDYGLGKHKQADDYAFGGGAGMVMMIEPIDNCIAALKAERTYDEIIYMSPDGEEFVQSTANQLSSLKNIIILCGHYKGIDERIRQYLVTKEISIGNYVLTGGELAAAVIVDAVVRLIPGVLNDAQSALSDSFQDDLISPPVYTKPFEYKGWTVPEILLSGHQAKIEEWKMQQSIERTKQRRPNLLK from the coding sequence ATGCGAATAGATATAATTACCCTACATCCTCCTTTAATTGAAAATGTATTTAACCACTCTATTTTAAAAAGAGCCCAAGAAAAAGGGATAGTAGAAATTGTTTTGCATAACCTACGCGATTATGGATTGGGTAAACACAAGCAAGCAGACGATTATGCCTTTGGTGGCGGAGCAGGTATGGTTATGATGATAGAACCCATTGATAATTGTATAGCAGCCTTAAAAGCAGAACGCACCTACGATGAAATTATATACATGAGTCCAGATGGGGAGGAATTTGTACAGTCAACGGCTAACCAATTATCATCCTTAAAAAATATCATTATTTTATGTGGGCACTATAAAGGTATTGATGAACGCATAAGGCAATATTTAGTAACCAAAGAAATTTCTATTGGAAATTATGTACTTACCGGGGGTGAATTAGCCGCTGCTGTTATAGTTGATGCCGTTGTACGTTTAATTCCGGGAGTTTTAAACGATGCACAATCAGCTTTAAGTGATTCGTTTCAAGACGATTTAATTAGTCCGCCAGTTTACACAAAACCATTTGAATACAAAGGTTGGACTGTTCCCGAAATACTTTTAAGTGGCCATCAGGCCAAAATAGAAGAGTGGAAAATGCAGCAATCCATTGAAAGGACGAAGCAACGAAGACCTAATTTGCTCAAATAA
- the rplS gene encoding 50S ribosomal protein L19: MNYTEAIKLVESEFTTGKTFPTFKAGDTINVYYKIREGAKERIQQYQGVCLQRRNSSIAETFTVRKISNGVGVERIFPLYSLNIDKIEVVSRGKVRRARLFYLRALTGKAAKIKEKRG, from the coding sequence ATGAATTATACAGAAGCAATAAAATTAGTTGAATCAGAATTTACAACAGGAAAAACATTTCCTACTTTTAAAGCTGGTGATACTATAAACGTATATTACAAAATCAGAGAAGGTGCTAAAGAGCGCATTCAGCAATATCAAGGTGTTTGTCTACAACGTAGAAATTCTAGCATTGCAGAAACTTTTACAGTTCGTAAAATTTCTAACGGTGTTGGTGTTGAACGTATTTTCCCTTTATACAGCTTAAATATTGATAAAATAGAGGTGGTCAGCCGCGGAAAAGTTCGCAGGGCTCGTTTGTTCTACTTACGCGCTTTAACTGGTAAAGCTGCCAAAATCAAAGAGAAAAGAGGTTAG
- a CDS encoding exopolyphosphatase → MKAVIDLGSNTFNLLIAEIKNGQLNPAVNLEFPVKIGLGGMVSNTITDAAMQRAITALTQFKSYIDGLGITDIKALATSAIRNASNGSVLVNRIKELLGIDISIIDGNEEALYVYNGASKSFKLPEDEILVMDIGGGSVEFIIGRHQSVHWQQSFDLGAVRLIEKFCPQNPPTTAEIQNIKEYILNELEPLKKAIKYYPLKVLIGTAGSFETLVDVVINDLHVIPISLTKNAFEIHIKEFEMFNELILTSTIEQRLKLKGMVDFRAEYISIATILIETIIEIADIKKLICSNYAMKEGAIYSMYN, encoded by the coding sequence ATGAAGGCAGTAATTGATTTAGGTTCAAACACTTTTAATTTACTAATTGCAGAAATAAAAAACGGGCAGTTAAACCCTGCCGTTAATTTGGAGTTTCCTGTTAAAATAGGTTTAGGAGGAATGGTTTCTAATACCATAACCGATGCGGCTATGCAGCGGGCCATTACCGCATTAACTCAGTTCAAATCATATATTGATGGATTAGGTATTACTGATATAAAAGCACTGGCAACTTCAGCTATTCGAAATGCCAGCAACGGGTCTGTTTTAGTCAATAGAATTAAAGAACTACTGGGAATTGATATATCAATAATTGATGGCAATGAAGAAGCCTTGTATGTATATAATGGAGCATCAAAATCATTTAAATTACCTGAAGATGAAATATTGGTAATGGATATTGGCGGAGGCAGTGTTGAGTTTATTATTGGCCGTCATCAATCTGTTCATTGGCAACAAAGTTTTGATTTAGGTGCCGTAAGACTAATTGAGAAATTCTGCCCTCAAAACCCACCAACAACAGCAGAAATACAAAATATAAAAGAATATATTTTAAACGAATTAGAGCCTTTAAAAAAAGCAATTAAATATTATCCGTTAAAAGTACTGATAGGCACTGCAGGAAGTTTTGAAACCTTGGTAGATGTGGTCATTAACGATTTACATGTTATTCCTATTTCACTCACTAAAAACGCATTTGAAATACATATAAAAGAGTTTGAAATGTTTAATGAGTTAATTCTTACATCAACTATTGAACAGCGTTTAAAGTTAAAAGGGATGGTTGATTTTAGAGCAGAATATATTTCAATAGCCACTATACTGATAGAAACAATTATAGAAATAGCAGACATTAAAAAATTAATTTGCTCCAATTATGCCATGAAAGAAGGAGCTATTTACTCCATGTATAATTAA
- a CDS encoding muconolactone Delta-isomerase family protein: MVEIKLPDEIDSHFMRKIPSHRAFINQLINQGKIQSYTINEERTRGWIIFNTENEAEVNTIMEQLPLYEFIQSKIHNVMVHDSEMFRFPKMHMN, from the coding sequence ATGGTCGAAATAAAATTACCGGATGAAATTGATAGCCATTTTATGCGTAAAATTCCTAGTCACAGAGCATTCATCAATCAATTAATTAATCAGGGTAAAATTCAAAGTTACACTATTAATGAGGAAAGAACACGTGGCTGGATTATTTTTAATACGGAGAACGAAGCTGAAGTTAATACTATAATGGAGCAATTACCTTTGTATGAATTTATTCAATCTAAAATACACAACGTAATGGTACACGATAGTGAAATGTTTCGTTTCCCTAAAATGCACATGAATTAA